The Streptomyces taklimakanensis nucleotide sequence CCTGTGCGCGGGCGGCCGTCGCGCACGGCCCCGACGCGCTGATCGTCGCCTGCAACACCGCCTCCGTGCACGCTCTGCCGGTGCTGCGCGCCGAGCTGGAGCCCGAGGTGCCGGTCGTCGGCACCGTGCCCGCCGTCAAACCGGCCGCGGCCGGCGGCGGTTCCGTGGCGGTCTGGGCCACCCCCGCCACCACCGGCAGCCCCTACCAGCGCCGCCTCATCGCGGACTTCGGCAACGGCGCGGCGATCACCGAGGTGCCCTGCCACGGGCTGGCCGACGCCGTGGAGAGCGGCGACACGGACGCCGTCGACGCCGCCGTCGCGGCGGCGGCCGAGCTCACCCCCGACGGAGTGCGGGCCGTGGTGCTCGGCTGCACCCACTACGAGCTGGTCTCCGACCGCATCCGTGCCGCCGTCACCGCCGAGGGGGCGCCCGAACCCGCCCTGTACGGATCGGCCGCCGCGGTCGCCGCGCAGGCGCTGCGCCGCG carries:
- a CDS encoding aspartate/glutamate racemase family protein, coding for MKIALLDSGIGLLAAAAAVRRARPDADLVLSSDPAGMPWGPRTTDDITDRALACARAAVAHGPDALIVACNTASVHALPVLRAELEPEVPVVGTVPAVKPAAAGGGSVAVWATPATTGSPYQRRLIADFGNGAAITEVPCHGLADAVESGDTDAVDAAVAAAAELTPDGVRAVVLGCTHYELVSDRIRAAVTAEGAPEPALYGSAAAVAAQALRRAGRAPDPGANPTGGLTVLLGGRPGELPGAAVSYAEGRLLAAVGAVRAAG